Proteins encoded within one genomic window of Flavobacterium oreochromis:
- a CDS encoding tyrosine-type recombinase/integrase, producing MMTLKEYIQNNFSPSNHKSLYCCIKKYQEHTINHEKATLNDILRYLKILRESNKKYRTIANHLHSIKVYYRYLQFSGIRKDHPIKKLILIDKIDKTIKTQNLYTTKQLEEYYQQTPKHKKLMVSLLIEQALTTSELIAIKVKDIDLEKAEITLKSRTLSLKAYQIYLCTEYINYIEYIKEKKPEDYLFTTRTNKAYRENDISQHINKNRPEEKQITPLKIRQSVIKNLLIQHDVRVVQVFAGHKISGTTQQYKTTQFEELKAKINLLHPLQ from the coding sequence ATGATGACTCTAAAAGAATATATCCAAAACAACTTTAGTCCATCCAATCATAAAAGTTTATACTGTTGCATCAAGAAGTACCAAGAACACACCATTAATCACGAAAAAGCTACATTAAATGACATATTACGTTACCTTAAAATCCTTAGAGAAAGCAACAAAAAATACAGAACAATAGCCAATCATCTCCACAGCATCAAAGTATATTATAGGTATTTACAATTTAGTGGAATTAGAAAAGATCATCCTATCAAAAAACTCATTTTAATAGATAAAATAGACAAAACCATAAAAACCCAAAATTTATACACCACCAAACAATTAGAAGAATATTACCAACAAACCCCAAAACATAAAAAACTAATGGTGAGTTTACTTATAGAACAAGCCCTAACCACTAGCGAACTGATAGCCATCAAAGTAAAAGACATCGATCTCGAAAAAGCAGAAATTACCCTAAAAAGCAGAACTTTATCCCTAAAAGCCTATCAAATCTATCTCTGTACAGAATACATCAATTATATAGAATACATCAAAGAAAAAAAGCCAGAAGATTATTTATTTACCACCCGAACTAATAAAGCCTATAGAGAGAATGACATCAGCCAGCACATCAATAAAAACCGACCAGAAGAAAAACAAATTACACCACTCAAAATAAGACAAAGCGTCATTAAAAACTTATTAATACAGCACGATGTAAGAGTAGTACAAGTCTTTGCAGGACACAAAATAAGTGGAACAACACAACAATACAAAACAACTCAGTTCGAAGAACTAAAAGCAAAAATCAATCTTTTGCATCCATTACAATAA
- a CDS encoding AHH domain-containing protein yields MPANGWNYNNMPKIEGYQNHHVIPRSMADHPAIKAAGFDVDKPSNLIYLPKEQGTHPTRSQHNGWNSVHKAYNADINQKLKDIHDIGQAEGWSKKQYSDAIEDLRNQTRKGLREGRIKCH; encoded by the coding sequence ATGCCTGCTAATGGTTGGAATTATAACAATATGCCAAAAATTGAAGGCTATCAAAATCATCACGTCATACCTCGTTCAATGGCTGACCACCCTGCAATAAAAGCAGCAGGTTTTGATGTCGATAAACCTAGTAATCTAATCTATTTACCTAAAGAACAAGGCACACACCCGACTAGAAGCCAACACAATGGTTGGAACAGCGTACATAAAGCGTATAATGCTGATATAAACCAAAAATTAAAAGATATTCACGATATAGGTCAAGCAGAAGGCTGGAGTAAAAAACAATATTCCGACGCCATAGAAGATTTAAGAAATCAAACAAGAAAAGGTCTTAGGGAAGGTCGAATAAAATGCCATTAA
- a CDS encoding imm11 family protein, whose protein sequence is MYYELSEFYKRDVYFLYDEKNLIEPREFEKGIKIDSKEEIIFNIDKIDNYLSSYDILPTYNAPLVSSRFVDLFKDLVDIQTQFINVKIIDKNNNSNNDYFILNVIQVTPCMDMEKSVVEIKKYGSANVMTIKKLHLVPNSLKDFLIVRMEEKNLI, encoded by the coding sequence ATGTATTACGAACTATCAGAATTTTACAAAAGAGATGTATATTTTCTTTATGATGAAAAAAATCTCATTGAACCTAGAGAATTTGAAAAAGGAATTAAAATAGATTCTAAAGAAGAAATAATATTCAATATTGATAAAATAGACAATTATCTCTCTTCTTACGACATTTTACCAACTTATAATGCTCCTTTAGTTAGTTCAAGATTTGTTGATTTATTCAAAGATTTAGTAGATATACAAACACAGTTTATAAATGTTAAAATTATAGACAAAAATAACAACTCTAATAATGATTATTTTATTCTAAATGTTATACAAGTAACTCCTTGTATGGATATGGAAAAATCTGTAGTTGAAATTAAAAAATATGGTTCTGCAAATGTTATGACAATTAAGAAATTACATTTAGTACCTAATTCTTTAAAAGATTTTCTTATAGTAAGAATGGAAGAAAAAAATCTTATATAA
- a CDS encoding helix-turn-helix domain-containing protein, giving the protein MSLGEQIKKMRLLKGLSQKEVVMSANIEKAQFSRIENDKTDPSYSTLEKIAKAMNCTMSELFSTNEDFKDINSIDKSLIEKVSIIENLEEDEKKGLYSIIDGLSTKQKLKQTLSNALNL; this is encoded by the coding sequence ATGAGCTTAGGAGAACAAATAAAGAAAATGCGATTATTAAAAGGTTTATCACAAAAAGAGGTGGTTATGTCTGCAAATATCGAAAAAGCACAGTTTAGCCGAATTGAAAATGATAAGACTGACCCATCTTATTCAACACTGGAGAAAATTGCAAAAGCAATGAATTGTACTATGTCAGAGTTGTTTAGTACAAATGAAGATTTTAAAGATATTAATTCAATAGATAAATCTTTAATTGAAAAAGTTTCAATTATTGAAAACCTTGAAGAAGATGAAAAAAAAGGATTGTATTCTATTATTGATGGGTTATCAACAAAACAAAAGTTAAAACAAACTTTATCCAATGCGCTTAATCTATAA